A genome region from Chryseobacterium sp. G0186 includes the following:
- the efp gene encoding elongation factor P — protein sequence MATSNDIRKGLCIEFSNDIFKVIEFLHVKPGKGPAFVRTKLKSVTNGKVLDNTFSAGHKIDEVKVITRKFQYLYDDENGFHFMNNDDFSQLYINKEMIENAQFMKAGEEVTIILKEADETPLSAELPQSVYLDVIEADPGVKGNTATNALKNAIVETGARVMVPLFIEPGDRIKVNTEDGSYLERVK from the coding sequence AAGTAACGATATCAGAAAAGGACTTTGCATCGAATTTAGCAATGATATTTTCAAAGTAATTGAATTTTTGCACGTAAAGCCAGGAAAAGGACCTGCTTTCGTAAGAACAAAACTGAAATCAGTAACCAACGGAAAAGTTCTTGATAACACTTTTTCTGCAGGACATAAAATTGATGAGGTAAAAGTAATTACAAGAAAATTCCAGTATCTGTATGATGATGAGAACGGATTTCACTTCATGAACAATGACGATTTCTCTCAATTATATATCAACAAAGAAATGATCGAGAATGCTCAGTTTATGAAAGCGGGTGAAGAAGTAACGATCATCTTGAAAGAGGCTGATGAAACTCCACTTTCTGCTGAACTTCCACAGTCAGTTTATCTGGACGTTATTGAAGCTGATCCGGGTGTAAAAGGAAACACTGCAACCAATGCCCTTAAAAACGCAATCGTTGAAACAGGAGCAAGAGTAATGGTTCCTTTATTTATTGAACCGGGAGACAGAATTAAAGTAAATACTGAAGACGGTAGTTACTTGGAAAGAGTAAAATAA
- a CDS encoding LpxD N-terminal domain-containing protein, whose product MRFHSPQKLKTIADLIGSQFIGPEDFEVLGSNEIHMVKPGEIVFVNHPKYYDKALQSAATIILIDKEVECPEGKALLVSDDPFRDFNKINTHFTRIYNFTEELHDVEIGEGTKIHSSAVIGNNVQIGKNTLIFPNVVIGDRTVIGDNVIIQSNTVLGGDAFYYRKLNGNFDRLISVGNVVIENNVEIGNGCTIDRGVTDSTIIGEGSVLDNQIQIGHDTVIGKKCLIASQVGIAGCCVIGDEVTLWGQVGIASGNKIESGSVLLGKTGVNRDLEKGTYIGMFAEDFKTYLKKEVKLRNLK is encoded by the coding sequence ATGAGATTCCATTCTCCACAAAAGCTTAAAACGATTGCCGATTTAATTGGCTCTCAATTTATTGGCCCGGAAGATTTCGAGGTTCTGGGTTCTAACGAAATCCATATGGTGAAGCCGGGAGAGATTGTATTTGTTAATCATCCCAAATATTATGACAAAGCATTACAGTCTGCTGCAACCATTATTTTAATTGATAAAGAAGTAGAATGTCCGGAAGGAAAAGCGCTTTTGGTTTCTGATGACCCGTTCAGGGATTTTAATAAGATCAATACTCATTTTACAAGAATCTATAACTTCACAGAAGAACTTCATGATGTGGAAATAGGTGAGGGTACAAAAATTCATTCATCTGCGGTAATCGGAAACAATGTACAGATTGGAAAAAATACCTTAATTTTTCCAAATGTTGTGATTGGTGACAGAACGGTTATTGGAGACAATGTTATTATACAATCCAATACGGTTTTGGGTGGGGATGCTTTCTATTACAGAAAATTAAATGGGAACTTTGACCGCTTGATCTCAGTAGGGAATGTAGTTATTGAGAATAATGTGGAAATAGGAAATGGATGTACCATTGATAGAGGCGTTACAGACTCTACAATCATTGGAGAGGGTTCTGTATTGGATAATCAGATTCAGATAGGACATGATACGGTTATCGGGAAAAAATGTTTGATCGCTTCTCAGGTAGGTATCGCAGGATGTTGTGTTATTGGAGATGAAGTAACTTTATGGGGGCAGGTGGGTATTGCTTCAGGGAATAAAATTGAGAGCGGATCTGTACTTTTAGGAAAAACAGGAGTGAACAGAGACCTGGAAAAAGGAACCTATATCGGGATGTTTGCTGAAGATTTCAAAACTTATCTGAAAAAAGAAGTAAAACTGAGAAATCTCAAATAA
- a CDS encoding porin family protein: MKKLLLTSALAISAFSFAQVQWKSTRFGLTGGLNYSRVANAHNPSGPRYTFQGGALALIPVGKANQFFIQPEVLYYGAGETGKDKDAKGRDGYDAVYANNYLSVPLYFKGYFSESESEFFGLLGPRFNFLVSQDVKNAPIGRSYYDPDVTDPAQPPGVNGKAKSFNWGIGLGVGYSYKRQLEVAVKYDLGLSDTYPGLAKETRGTTKKKSEQVLALTLSYIFK, translated from the coding sequence ATGAAAAAACTTTTATTAACCTCAGCTTTGGCTATTTCTGCCTTTTCCTTTGCCCAGGTGCAGTGGAAAAGTACAAGATTTGGTCTTACCGGAGGATTAAACTATTCCAGAGTAGCAAATGCCCATAACCCTTCAGGCCCTAGATACACTTTTCAAGGTGGTGCTTTGGCTTTAATTCCCGTAGGAAAGGCAAACCAGTTTTTTATACAACCCGAAGTTCTGTACTATGGTGCAGGAGAAACAGGGAAAGATAAGGATGCGAAAGGAAGAGACGGTTATGATGCAGTATATGCTAATAACTATTTAAGTGTTCCTTTATATTTTAAAGGATACTTTTCAGAATCTGAATCTGAATTTTTTGGACTATTAGGGCCAAGATTCAATTTTCTGGTAAGTCAGGATGTAAAGAATGCTCCTATAGGCAGATCTTACTATGATCCGGATGTAACTGATCCTGCACAACCGCCAGGCGTAAACGGTAAAGCGAAAAGCTTTAACTGGGGAATAGGTCTGGGAGTAGGGTATAGCTATAAGAGACAACTCGAAGTAGCTGTGAAATATGATTTAGGTCTTTCAGATACGTACCCTGGTCTTGCAAAAGAAACTAGAGGGACTACCAAGAAAAAGTCTGAACAAGTATTGGCACTTACTTTAAGCTACATATTCAAATAA
- the sucD gene encoding succinate--CoA ligase subunit alpha, translating into MSILVNKDSKVIVQGFTGNEGTFHAGQMIEYGTNVVGGVTPGKGGSEHLGKPVFNTVADAVAKAGANVSIIFVPPAFAADAIMEAAEAGIKVIVCITEGIPVADMVKVKSYIADRDCRLIGPNCPGIITSEEAKIGIMPGFVFKKGKVGIVSKSGTLTYEAADQVVKAGYGVSTAIGIGGDPIIGTTTREALELFINDPETEAVVMIGEIGGGLEAEAARWYKASGSTKPVVGFIAGQTAPKGRTMGHAGAIVGGAEDTAQAKMEIMRENGINVVDSPADIGATVAKILG; encoded by the coding sequence ATGTCAATTTTAGTAAACAAAGATTCTAAAGTAATTGTACAAGGATTTACAGGGAACGAAGGTACTTTCCATGCTGGTCAGATGATTGAATACGGAACAAACGTAGTAGGTGGTGTTACTCCAGGAAAAGGAGGTAGCGAGCACTTAGGAAAGCCGGTATTCAATACAGTAGCTGATGCTGTTGCAAAAGCAGGAGCAAACGTAAGTATTATTTTCGTACCACCAGCATTCGCAGCAGATGCTATCATGGAAGCTGCTGAAGCAGGGATCAAGGTAATCGTATGTATTACTGAAGGTATTCCTGTAGCTGATATGGTAAAAGTAAAATCGTATATCGCTGACAGAGATTGCAGATTGATCGGACCAAACTGCCCTGGAATTATTACATCTGAAGAAGCTAAAATTGGTATTATGCCAGGTTTCGTTTTCAAAAAAGGGAAAGTAGGTATCGTTTCAAAATCAGGTACTCTTACTTACGAAGCTGCTGATCAGGTTGTTAAAGCTGGTTACGGTGTTTCTACAGCAATTGGTATTGGTGGTGATCCAATCATTGGTACAACTACAAGAGAAGCTCTTGAGTTATTCATTAACGATCCTGAAACTGAAGCAGTGGTAATGATCGGTGAAATTGGTGGTGGACTTGAAGCTGAAGCTGCTAGATGGTACAAGGCTAGTGGATCTACTAAGCCGGTTGTAGGATTTATCGCTGGACAAACAGCTCCAAAAGGAAGAACAATGGGACACGCTGGTGCTATCGTAGGTGGTGCAGAAGATACAGCTCAGGCTAAAATGGAAATCATGAGAGAGAACGGTATCAACGTTGTTGACTCTCCTGCTGATATCGGTGCTACTGTAGCTAAGATCCTAGGATAA